The sequence CAGTTAGCGATTATTTTCGTAACAGCTTATGATAGATATGCGATTCAGGCATTTGAATTAAATGCCTTAGACTATTTGTTGAAACCTGTCTATTTAGATAGACTAAAGAAAACGGTCGAGCGCCTTGATTTATACATGCAGTATAAAACGACCATAAAAACACTCAAAGGTTCCCATTCTTTAACTATACAAGTATTAGGAGCGTTTACCTTTCAAATGAACGAGAGCGATAAGCAGATTATCTCTTGGCGAACAACGAATGCACAAAATCTGTTTATTTATTTCCTCCATCACCATGATAAGGTAATCACAAAAGATGAAATAATAGAACTGTTTTTCTCTAATACAAATATAGAAAAAGCTTATTCCCTTCTATACGTAACGATTTATCAAATAAGACAGGCGCTGCTAGATTTTAGTTCCTTTCTATCTATTCATAATGTCCAGAGTGGATATATGTTAAAGCTACACTCTAACACATGTATTGATAAAGAAATTTGGGAAAAAAAACTCCATACAGCTCCTGCAATCAACCTGGAAACAGTGGAGATACATGACCATTTATTACATTCCTATCATGGTCCCTATTTAAAGAATTATGATTTTGTCTGGTTAGAAAGTGAACGATACAGATTAGAAAAATTATGGGTGAATCATGCCCTGAAACTGGCTCATTATTATCTGGATCATCACTATTTAGAAAAGGCTGCATTATGGTTTAATCAAACACTGGAAGTGATGCCAGAGAACGAAAATGCTCATTATGAACTGATGAGAATTTACGCAGAAGAAGGTTTCGGGGTTTTGGTGACCTCTCATTATCAGCAACTCATTCACAATTTAGAGGAACTGAATCTACCTTTAAGCAGAGAAATTGATAAGTGGTATCACGATTGGAAATTATCCAGTAAATACTAATTCACCCAGAAACTCCGATGAGTTGTTCGTTACACTCATCGGAGCCAATTCCACTTCTCACCTGACAACTTACTCATCAAAGTATAGAACTTTATTATTAGGACGTTTTTTAGAACGATATAATGCGTGATCTGCTTGTTTAAATAAGAGACTGTCATTATTTTTTAGAATTCCAGAACTTATTCCAATGCTTCCTGATACATAGATAGTGACATCCTCATTCTCTATCCTTATTGGTTTAGCAATATGATGCAGTAAAGCTTCTGCTAACATGACAGTATCTTCCTTACTTATGTAATCTGTCATAAAAATAAATTCATCTCCACCAATACGAAAGAAACCTTGACGAGATTTCTTGAATGTCATCATTCTATTACCAAGTTGATACACTACTTGATCACCGACATAATGACCGAATTGATCATTAATCCGTTTGAAATTGTTTAGATCAATGTAGAGAATACTCATTTCCTTCTTGTTCCTTCTACGTACAAATTTATGTAAAGCATGAGTGTTTGGTAATTCCGAATTAAAATCTTTGAAGGCCATTTTCTTATATTGATACAATGTAATGAATTGAACAATGATGACAATCAATAACATGACGATGAGAAGTGACAATAATTCCAATTTATAACTCAACACGTTAACAACTCCTGTGGTTTCTATTATCAGATCTTATAGAAGATCAAGGATATAGTTGGTAGTAGAAAGCAATGAAAATAAACGATTCTACTATATAATAAGGAGCTAAACGTTTTGTTAACATTACCGCTTTAAAAATTAGGTATAAATAACTACACTCCTATTTTTGGAAGGTGAAATTTATGAATGTTGGTTTATTTGATGATGAAATATTAGCCATAGATTTTCTTGTTCATCAACTAGAAAAATTAGAGAATATCCATGTCCTCTTCACTTCTACCCAACCATTTCTTGATGAAAAGAAAAAAATGTTAAATGATATTGATATTATCTTTCTAGACATAGAAATGCCAGAAATCAGCGGGCTAGAGCTAGCGGAAAAAATTCTTGCATACAACCCTTCCATACACATTGTATTTGTAACAGCGTTTGATCAATATGCTATTAAAGCATTTGAATTACACGCCTTAGATTATTTACTTAAACCCGTTTCACTTGATCGTTTAAAAAATACTGTACAACGAGTAACTTTTACCCCGTTCGAAGCAAAGGACAATAACAGTATTCACCCCTTGCACTTACATGTGCTGGGGGACCTGTCTTTTCAATTTGAGGATAAATCAGAGCCAGAGAATATTAAATGGCGGACAGCAAAATCAAAGGAATTGTTTTTATATTTGCTGCATCATGAAGGAAGTGTAGTATTAAAATCAAAAATAGTCGACACGCTCTGGCATCATCTTGATGTAGAAAAGGCTTTTTCACATTTATATGTGACCATTTATCATATTAGACAAGCCTTACAATCCAGCTATAAGAACATAAAAATCGTAAATACAGAGGATGGTTACCAATTAAAGTTACACCATGTTCTTTTAGATAAGAATGAATGGAAACATCAATTATTTGATACAGCCTCACTGGCAAAAGCAGATTTAGAAGAACAAGAAAGAATCATGCACTTGTATAAAGGTAGTTATTTAGAGAGTCATGATTATATCTGGGTCGAAGGGGAAAGATTTGAACTTGAAGAAATTTGGCTGCATCATGCACAATTAATTGCAGATGCCTTCAATCAAACAAAACATCACGAAAAGGCTATTCATTGGTATACTGCTATCCTAAAAAAGAGACCTGAGGACGAAAGAGCCGCTTTTGCTTTAATGAAAATATATGCTTCCTTACACTACCGAATGTTAGTAAATCATCAATATAAGCAGTTGCAAAGAAACTTAGCCGAATTAGATTTAACGATAGATCCACAAATTGAAGCATGGTATAAGAATTGGAGGTAATAAAGTATTTTGATGTGTACCGAAGAATTTTTATAAAAAAACGCCCATATACCAAGATATGGGCGCTTTTATTAGTTATTGTTGTTTCTTACGTCTATACATTGTTAAAACAATCATCCCGCCAATCATGAATAAGCCGCCAAATAAAATATAATTGAATATATTTGTCGCGGTACTCGGGAGGTTGCTGCTTTCCTGCTCGACTTCTTCATGATTGCTGCTTACTTGTTCCATCTGATTGTATGCTTTTACTTCGGTTCGAGTCGACTGCCCTCGCTCCACCGTAAACGTAATCGGACTTTCATCCAATAGGTAACCTTGGGGTGCTTTTGTTTCGATGAAGGAATAGACACCTGGTTTCAGTCCGTCTACGATCAGCTTCCCATCTTGATCCGTTGTCAGATCTTGTGCCACGATATTGCCTTCTTCGTCCTGAAGCATAAATGTTGCCCCTTGTAAGACGTTATCCTTGTTCTCTCGATCCAGCTTCGTCAGTTCTACACCAGAACGAGTCTGTTTATTCGTTATCGTTATTTCTTTTGCTTCTAATTGTCCTTTTCCGATCGTAAACGATACGGCTGGATGTGCTTGATACCCTTGTAATGGCCCCGTTTCAACGAGAAGATATTGGCCAGGTCGTAAATCGTTGAGGAGAAGCTTTCCATTCTCATCCGTTTGGAGATCTTCTCTTATAATATGACCATCGGCATCCTGCAATTCAAATCCTACTCCTGCCAAAGGGCGCTCAGGGTTATCAAAATCCACCTTAGTTAATGCGAAATCTCCCTTGATAATCGCGTTGTCGGTCGATAAAGCTAACGTCTCACTTTGACCCAGGTCGATCGTAAATTCGATTGGGGCAGGATCCAACGTATATCCCTCAGGCGCTTCTGTTTCAACAAACTGATAGCTACCTGGTTTCAATCCATCCACGAATAATTGACCATTCTCATCCGTTATCAGATTGTCTCTAATTACTTCACCATTTTGACTTATTTGATAGACTGCTCCTGCTAATGTTTCGCCTGTTTCATCATCCACCTTTGTCAGTTGAACAGCGCTGGTAGTCCTTTCATTCTCAGCAGTCACGGTAATTGGTTCTTGTTGATTAAAGACGATTTCGAAAGAGATTGGATCCTCTTCTAATACATGACCAAAAGGGGCTTTTGTCTCGACAAATTGATAGCTTCCAGGTTTAAGCTGGTCAACAAAGATCTCACCATTTTCATTTGTAGTTAAACCCGTTTGCAGCACATTCCCTTCTTCGTCAAGCAAAGAAAACTCCCCATTTGCCAGGGCTTCCCCTTCTTCTCCTATCTTCCTCAACATTACAGCACCAGTGGTCAACTCATTTACTGCTTCGATTTCTGTGCTTTCTGTCTGACCTAGAGCTATTTCAAACGCAATTGGGGTCGGATCTAAGTCATACCCAGGAATAGAAGCAGTTTCCACTAATTGATAATTTCCTGGCTTTAATTGATCAACTAAAAGTTCACCATTTTTATCTGTGACAAGATTTGTGTCGAGGCTATTACCTGCACCATCCTGCAGTTCATACTCCACA is a genomic window of Gracilibacillus salinarum containing:
- a CDS encoding response regulator, with the translated sequence MNVILFDDEEPALNFLEHQLKLVKNVTILGKYTHTNITAILDQIRRSDCVFLDVKMPELNGIELAEKLLEINPQLAIIFVTAYDRYAIQAFELNALDYLLKPVYLDRLKKTVERLDLYMQYKTTIKTLKGSHSLTIQVLGAFTFQMNESDKQIISWRTTNAQNLFIYFLHHHDKVITKDEIIELFFSNTNIEKAYSLLYVTIYQIRQALLDFSSFLSIHNVQSGYMLKLHSNTCIDKEIWEKKLHTAPAINLETVEIHDHLLHSYHGPYLKNYDFVWLESERYRLEKLWVNHALKLAHYYLDHHYLEKAALWFNQTLEVMPENENAHYELMRIYAEEGFGVLVTSHYQQLIHNLEELNLPLSREIDKWYHDWKLSSKY
- a CDS encoding GGDEF domain-containing protein, translating into MLSYKLELLSLLIVMLLIVIIVQFITLYQYKKMAFKDFNSELPNTHALHKFVRRRNKKEMSILYIDLNNFKRINDQFGHYVGDQVVYQLGNRMMTFKKSRQGFFRIGGDEFIFMTDYISKEDTVMLAEALLHHIAKPIRIENEDVTIYVSGSIGISSGILKNNDSLLFKQADHALYRSKKRPNNKVLYFDE
- a CDS encoding response regulator; translated protein: MNVGLFDDEILAIDFLVHQLEKLENIHVLFTSTQPFLDEKKKMLNDIDIIFLDIEMPEISGLELAEKILAYNPSIHIVFVTAFDQYAIKAFELHALDYLLKPVSLDRLKNTVQRVTFTPFEAKDNNSIHPLHLHVLGDLSFQFEDKSEPENIKWRTAKSKELFLYLLHHEGSVVLKSKIVDTLWHHLDVEKAFSHLYVTIYHIRQALQSSYKNIKIVNTEDGYQLKLHHVLLDKNEWKHQLFDTASLAKADLEEQERIMHLYKGSYLESHDYIWVEGERFELEEIWLHHAQLIADAFNQTKHHEKAIHWYTAILKKRPEDERAAFALMKIYASLHYRMLVNHQYKQLQRNLAELDLTIDPQIEAWYKNWR